In Macadamia integrifolia cultivar HAES 741 chromosome 5, SCU_Mint_v3, whole genome shotgun sequence, a single window of DNA contains:
- the LOC122079670 gene encoding serine/threonine/tyrosine-protein kinase HT1-like isoform X5, whose product MMNFQWVKQVSSHGRSKRRLSLGEYKRAVSWSKYLISSGAEIKGEGEEEWSADLSQLYIGNKFASGRHSRVYRGTYKQRAVAIKLISQPEEDEGLAVMLEKQFTQEVALLFRLRHPNIITFVAACKKPPVFCIITEYSSGGSLRKYLHRHEPNSLPLDLVLKLALDIARGMHYLHSQGILHRDLKSENLLLGEDMCVKVADFGLSCLESECGSGKGFTGTYRWMAPEMIKEKHHTRKVDVYSFGIVLWELLTALTPFEGMTSEQAAFAVSEKPSVSIFFRSDVNWW is encoded by the exons ATGATGAATTTTCAGTGGGTCAAGCAGGTATCAAGCCATGGTAGATCCAAAAGGAGGCTCTCGCTTGGAGAATATAAACGAGCCGTTTCCTGGTCCAAGTATTTGATCTCCTCTGGTGCAGAAATAAAAGGAGAGGGTGAGGAAGAGTGGAGCGCCGATTTGTCTCAGCTGTACATCGGGAATAAGTTTGCATCGGGGCGGCACAGTCGTGTCTATCGCGGAACATACAAGCAGAGAGCCGTGGCGATCAAGCTGATAAGCCAGCCTGAGGAAGACGAGGGGTTGGCTGTTATGTTGGAGAAACAGTTCACTCAAGAGGTTGCCTTGCTCTTTCGTCTCCGGCACCCTAATATTATCACT TTTGTTGCAGCATGTAAGAAACCTCCTGTGTTCTGTATTATCACTGAGTACTCATCAGGAGGCTCACTTAGAAAATACCTCCATCGGCACGAGCCAAATTCCCTTCCACTAGATCTGGTCTTGAAATTGGCCCTTGATATTGCTCGCGGAATGCATTATCTTCATTCCCAGGGGATACTCCACAGGGACCTTAAATCAGAAAATCTACTTCTTGGTGAAGATATGTGTGTGAAGGTAGCTGATTTTGGGCTCTCATGCTTGGAATCTGAGTGTGGCAGTGGAAAGGGGTTTACAGGTACATACCGCTGGATGGCACCTGAAATGATAAAGGAAAAACATCACACGAGGAAAGTTGATGTATACAGTTTTGGCATAGTCCTTTGGGAACTTCTAACAGCATTGACCCCTTTTGAGGGCATGACATCAGAACAGGCTGCTTTTGCAGTCTCCGAGAAG CCATCTGTATCTATCTTTTTTAGGTCGGATGTAAACTGGTGGTAG
- the LOC122079670 gene encoding serine/threonine/tyrosine-protein kinase HT1-like isoform X2, with translation MMNFQWVKQVSSHGRSKRRLSLGEYKRAVSWSKYLISSGAEIKGEGEEEWSADLSQLYIGNKFASGRHSRVYRGTYKQRAVAIKLISQPEEDEGLAVMLEKQFTQEVALLFRLRHPNIITFVAACKKPPVFCIITEYSSGGSLRKYLHRHEPNSLPLDLVLKLALDIARGMHYLHSQGILHRDLKSENLLLGEDMCVKVADFGLSCLESECGSGKGFTGTYRWMAPEMIKEKHHTRKVDVYSFGIVLWELLTALTPFEGMTSEQAAFAVSEKVGCKLVVAEKRSAYIVQGEVKETQSLFSWVFRHSLQGCQPSELAGAFTIPSPNTLIIAYKV, from the exons ATGATGAATTTTCAGTGGGTCAAGCAGGTATCAAGCCATGGTAGATCCAAAAGGAGGCTCTCGCTTGGAGAATATAAACGAGCCGTTTCCTGGTCCAAGTATTTGATCTCCTCTGGTGCAGAAATAAAAGGAGAGGGTGAGGAAGAGTGGAGCGCCGATTTGTCTCAGCTGTACATCGGGAATAAGTTTGCATCGGGGCGGCACAGTCGTGTCTATCGCGGAACATACAAGCAGAGAGCCGTGGCGATCAAGCTGATAAGCCAGCCTGAGGAAGACGAGGGGTTGGCTGTTATGTTGGAGAAACAGTTCACTCAAGAGGTTGCCTTGCTCTTTCGTCTCCGGCACCCTAATATTATCACT TTTGTTGCAGCATGTAAGAAACCTCCTGTGTTCTGTATTATCACTGAGTACTCATCAGGAGGCTCACTTAGAAAATACCTCCATCGGCACGAGCCAAATTCCCTTCCACTAGATCTGGTCTTGAAATTGGCCCTTGATATTGCTCGCGGAATGCATTATCTTCATTCCCAGGGGATACTCCACAGGGACCTTAAATCAGAAAATCTACTTCTTGGTGAAGATATGTGTGTGAAGGTAGCTGATTTTGGGCTCTCATGCTTGGAATCTGAGTGTGGCAGTGGAAAGGGGTTTACAGGTACATACCGCTGGATGGCACCTGAAATGATAAAGGAAAAACATCACACGAGGAAAGTTGATGTATACAGTTTTGGCATAGTCCTTTGGGAACTTCTAACAGCATTGACCCCTTTTGAGGGCATGACATCAGAACAGGCTGCTTTTGCAGTCTCCGAGAAG GTCGGATGTAAACTGGTGGTAGCGGAGAAGAGAAGCGCTTATATTGTGCAAGGTGAAGTGAAAGAGACTCAATCCTTGTTCTCCTGGGTATTCCGTCACAGCCTGCAGGGGTGCCAACCAAGTGAGCTAGCAGGTGCCTTCACAATCCCAAGTCCGAACACCTTGATTATTGCATATAAAGTGTAG
- the LOC122079670 gene encoding serine/threonine/tyrosine-protein kinase HT1-like isoform X4 → MMNFQWVKQVSSHGRSKRRLSLGEYKRAVSWSKYLISSGAEIKGEGEEEWSADLSQLYIGNKFASGRHSRVYRGTYKQRAVAIKLISQPEEDEGLAVMLEKQFTQEVALLFRLRHPNIITFVAACKKPPVFCIITEYSSGGSLRKYLHRHEPNSLPLDLVLKLALDIARGMHYLHSQGILHRDLKSENLLLGEDMCVKVADFGLSCLESECGSGKGFTGTYRWMAPEMIKEKHHTRKVDVYSFGIVLWELLTALTPFEGMTSEQAAFAVSEKMLPQPSVSIFFRSDVNWW, encoded by the exons ATGATGAATTTTCAGTGGGTCAAGCAGGTATCAAGCCATGGTAGATCCAAAAGGAGGCTCTCGCTTGGAGAATATAAACGAGCCGTTTCCTGGTCCAAGTATTTGATCTCCTCTGGTGCAGAAATAAAAGGAGAGGGTGAGGAAGAGTGGAGCGCCGATTTGTCTCAGCTGTACATCGGGAATAAGTTTGCATCGGGGCGGCACAGTCGTGTCTATCGCGGAACATACAAGCAGAGAGCCGTGGCGATCAAGCTGATAAGCCAGCCTGAGGAAGACGAGGGGTTGGCTGTTATGTTGGAGAAACAGTTCACTCAAGAGGTTGCCTTGCTCTTTCGTCTCCGGCACCCTAATATTATCACT TTTGTTGCAGCATGTAAGAAACCTCCTGTGTTCTGTATTATCACTGAGTACTCATCAGGAGGCTCACTTAGAAAATACCTCCATCGGCACGAGCCAAATTCCCTTCCACTAGATCTGGTCTTGAAATTGGCCCTTGATATTGCTCGCGGAATGCATTATCTTCATTCCCAGGGGATACTCCACAGGGACCTTAAATCAGAAAATCTACTTCTTGGTGAAGATATGTGTGTGAAGGTAGCTGATTTTGGGCTCTCATGCTTGGAATCTGAGTGTGGCAGTGGAAAGGGGTTTACAGGTACATACCGCTGGATGGCACCTGAAATGATAAAGGAAAAACATCACACGAGGAAAGTTGATGTATACAGTTTTGGCATAGTCCTTTGGGAACTTCTAACAGCATTGACCCCTTTTGAGGGCATGACATCAGAACAGGCTGCTTTTGCAGTCTCCGAGAAG ATGTTGCCACAGCCATCTGTATCTATCTTTTTTAGGTCGGATGTAAACTGGTGGTAG
- the LOC122079670 gene encoding serine/threonine/tyrosine-protein kinase HT1-like isoform X3, with translation MMNFQWVKQVSSHGRSKRRLSLGEYKRAVSWSKYLISSGAEIKGEGEEEWSADLSQLYIGNKFASGRHSRVYRGTYKQRAVAIKLISQPEEDEGLAVMLEKQFTQEVALLFRLRHPNIITFVAACKKPPVFCIITEYSSGGSLRKYLHRHEPNSLPLDLVLKLALDIARGMHYLHSQGILHRDLKSENLLLGEDMCVKVADFGLSCLESECGSGKGFTGTYRWMAPEMIKEKHHTRKVDVYSFGIVLWELLTALTPFEGMTSEQAAFAVSEKASNVGERRLYPDGSVTPRF, from the exons ATGATGAATTTTCAGTGGGTCAAGCAGGTATCAAGCCATGGTAGATCCAAAAGGAGGCTCTCGCTTGGAGAATATAAACGAGCCGTTTCCTGGTCCAAGTATTTGATCTCCTCTGGTGCAGAAATAAAAGGAGAGGGTGAGGAAGAGTGGAGCGCCGATTTGTCTCAGCTGTACATCGGGAATAAGTTTGCATCGGGGCGGCACAGTCGTGTCTATCGCGGAACATACAAGCAGAGAGCCGTGGCGATCAAGCTGATAAGCCAGCCTGAGGAAGACGAGGGGTTGGCTGTTATGTTGGAGAAACAGTTCACTCAAGAGGTTGCCTTGCTCTTTCGTCTCCGGCACCCTAATATTATCACT TTTGTTGCAGCATGTAAGAAACCTCCTGTGTTCTGTATTATCACTGAGTACTCATCAGGAGGCTCACTTAGAAAATACCTCCATCGGCACGAGCCAAATTCCCTTCCACTAGATCTGGTCTTGAAATTGGCCCTTGATATTGCTCGCGGAATGCATTATCTTCATTCCCAGGGGATACTCCACAGGGACCTTAAATCAGAAAATCTACTTCTTGGTGAAGATATGTGTGTGAAGGTAGCTGATTTTGGGCTCTCATGCTTGGAATCTGAGTGTGGCAGTGGAAAGGGGTTTACAGGTACATACCGCTGGATGGCACCTGAAATGATAAAGGAAAAACATCACACGAGGAAAGTTGATGTATACAGTTTTGGCATAGTCCTTTGGGAACTTCTAACAGCATTGACCCCTTTTGAGGGCATGACATCAGAACAGGCTGCTTTTGCAGTCTCCGAGAAG GCATCAAACGTAGGAGAAAGAAGACTCTACCCAGATGGATCAGTGACACCAAGATTTTAA
- the LOC122079670 gene encoding serine/threonine/tyrosine-protein kinase HT1-like isoform X1, whose amino-acid sequence MMNFQWVKQVSSHGRSKRRLSLGEYKRAVSWSKYLISSGAEIKGEGEEEWSADLSQLYIGNKFASGRHSRVYRGTYKQRAVAIKLISQPEEDEGLAVMLEKQFTQEVALLFRLRHPNIITFVAACKKPPVFCIITEYSSGGSLRKYLHRHEPNSLPLDLVLKLALDIARGMHYLHSQGILHRDLKSENLLLGEDMCVKVADFGLSCLESECGSGKGFTGTYRWMAPEMIKEKHHTRKVDVYSFGIVLWELLTALTPFEGMTSEQAAFAVSEKNARPPLPSACPVAFSHLISRCWSTNPAKRPHFAEIISILECYSESLEQDPNFFSTYKPPENHTFLRCILNCIPSIGSLR is encoded by the exons ATGATGAATTTTCAGTGGGTCAAGCAGGTATCAAGCCATGGTAGATCCAAAAGGAGGCTCTCGCTTGGAGAATATAAACGAGCCGTTTCCTGGTCCAAGTATTTGATCTCCTCTGGTGCAGAAATAAAAGGAGAGGGTGAGGAAGAGTGGAGCGCCGATTTGTCTCAGCTGTACATCGGGAATAAGTTTGCATCGGGGCGGCACAGTCGTGTCTATCGCGGAACATACAAGCAGAGAGCCGTGGCGATCAAGCTGATAAGCCAGCCTGAGGAAGACGAGGGGTTGGCTGTTATGTTGGAGAAACAGTTCACTCAAGAGGTTGCCTTGCTCTTTCGTCTCCGGCACCCTAATATTATCACT TTTGTTGCAGCATGTAAGAAACCTCCTGTGTTCTGTATTATCACTGAGTACTCATCAGGAGGCTCACTTAGAAAATACCTCCATCGGCACGAGCCAAATTCCCTTCCACTAGATCTGGTCTTGAAATTGGCCCTTGATATTGCTCGCGGAATGCATTATCTTCATTCCCAGGGGATACTCCACAGGGACCTTAAATCAGAAAATCTACTTCTTGGTGAAGATATGTGTGTGAAGGTAGCTGATTTTGGGCTCTCATGCTTGGAATCTGAGTGTGGCAGTGGAAAGGGGTTTACAGGTACATACCGCTGGATGGCACCTGAAATGATAAAGGAAAAACATCACACGAGGAAAGTTGATGTATACAGTTTTGGCATAGTCCTTTGGGAACTTCTAACAGCATTGACCCCTTTTGAGGGCATGACATCAGAACAGGCTGCTTTTGCAGTCTCCGAGAAG AATGCTAGGCCTCCATTGCCCTCCGCATGCCCAGTGGCATTCAGCCATCTCATAAGTCGATGTTGGTCAACTAATCCAGCTAAACGTCCTCACTTCGCTGAGATTATTTCAATTCTTGAATGTTACTCTGAATCCCTTGAACAGGATCCAAATTTTTTCTCAACCTACAAACCCCCTGAAAATCATACATTTCTGCGATGCATCCTGAATTGTATACCATCCATAGGTTCACTTCGTTAA